In Halanaerobium praevalens DSM 2228, the DNA window TGATTTTTAAGGAGTACGGCCCACTTGGGGGAGTGGTAGTTAAAACCAAAACTGAATTTATTGAAAGTATTTCAAAACTAGTAGAAAAAGATTTAATTAATCACCAAACTTTAGCAGCTCAATTTTCAGCTCCAGCTTTTCAAACAAATTTTAAGCAGACAACAGCTGATTTTTTAAATATTTATTTAGTTAAACATAGTCAAAAATTAAAATTGGCTGAGATTAGTGGTTTTGAGAAAAACTATGAATTTTTAGCCGAGGCTGCTAGTAAAAGTTCAGCTGAAGCTGCAATTAAAACTGCTAAGAAATTAGAAGAAAAGGAATTAAAAGAAATAATATCTGAATCAAAACAGCAGCAATTATTAGTAGAAGCTAAAAATTTGTTTGTTAAAAAAGCTTGCTCAAATTCAAGTTTAGAAAAAATAATGCTTAATTTTGTTCAACAGCTGCAGGAGCAAAGTCTCAGAGATTTAATTGATCAAAATATTTATTTAGAGCTTAAAGAAATTATGAAAAATTTAATAAATTATTTACAAATAAATCAAAGTAAGCTGCAAAATAGCAGCAAAAAAGAATTATTAACAAAACTAAAAGATTTATTTAAATTAGATCAAACTGGGCGCGAGCTAATCGAACAAATTCAAGCTTTAAGATTATCAGATTTAATTAAATCTGAGGCTGAGTTAAAAGAAATTACTGCTGAAGCTGAAATTTCTAAGCTTATTAAAGAAATACTGGTTAATTTGAAAATAGAAATTCAGAATTCTGAAATCTGTTTAGCAGATTTAATGACAGAGGGAATTAAAAATGACTTTAGAGCTGATTTAGCAGTTTTGACTAAGGCAGGAACGAAAGAAATTTTAGCTTTTGTTGATTCGGAAAGTGAAAATTTAAATCAACTAATTTTGACAGCCGTAGAGGCAGAAATCGAAGCTAGTAGTGGTTTTCAAGCTATGAGCCGCCAAGGGATTTATAGTAAATATAAAGAAAATATAGAAGAATATGGTTTACCAATTACTCATCTGCAAACTTATCTTAAAAGCAAAATAAAATCTGACCAGCAAAAATTGGTCGAAAATTTGTTTGAAAAAATCAAAAATATTAATATAAATAGATTTTTAGACCAAGTTGATTTAGATAGTTTGTCCTTAAAGCTAGAACAATTATTCTTTGATTTCTATGCCGAAAATAATAATCAAAGATTGACTGAGATCTTTAGTGCTGATCTCTTTGAACAAAAAAAATTAACAGATAAATTACTTACACTCAGCTTGAATTTTGCTTCCCAAATTAGTGATGATCCTCAGGCAGTAGAAGTTTTAATTGATTATTTAATGAGTTTAAAATTAAAAACATTTGTTAAATCAGAGCAAATTAAAGCAGATAAAAATAATTTAGTAAAGCCTTTAGCTGAATTTTTATTAGAAAAAGATAGCTTTTTAAAAGATTTTGCAGCTTTTCTTAATCAAAATTTCTTTGAGATTTTAAGCAAAGAATTTCAAAAATCACAATCTGAATTAGAAACTGAAGTAGAAAATCATTTTAAGAGTCAAGTTGATAAAATCGGTTCTAAAAAAGTTGAATCCATTGTCCAACTAGTACCAAATCAGCCAGGTTCTGTTGCAGATTTAACTGAATCCATTACTACTTTCTTTTATAATAATTTACCTGAGCTTTTAGAAGGTCAAGTTGCAAAGGCAGCAGCAGCTAATCTAAATCAGCTTTCTGATCAAGAAGTCCAAAAAGCTATAGAAGATTTTATGGGTAAAGAATTAAAGCCTATTACTTATTTGGGAGCTTTATTAGGAGCTTTAGCTGGAATTATATTTTCAGCTAGTGGAGCCGAAATGGCTATTTTACAGTCAGCCCCACTTTGGCTTGAGTATTTGAGCTCAGCTCTTTTGTATGGTGGTGTAGGTTGGTTAACAAATGTTTTAGCAATTTGGATGATTTTTCATCCTTATCAAGAATATAATATTCTAGGTGCTAAAATACCTTTTACCCCAGGAGTTGTTGCCAAAAATAGAAGTCGTTTTGCTGATTCGATGGGGAAATTTGTAGAAAAAGAATTATTACAAGCTGAAACAGCAGCTGAAATTATAGAAAATAATCGGGAAGCGATTAAAAGTAGAATTTTAGCTTATTTTGCAGCTAAAGATTATCAACAATTATTTAATTTAATTAACTCAAAAAAAGATCTATTAGCAGCAGCTTTAATCAAAAAAATGAAACAATTATTAAAGCACTCAGATAACAGTGACTTTGAAAATTTAGTTTCTAAAGTTGAAAAAAGATTAGAGAAATTATTAGTTGAAAAAGTAGATGACTTAGATTTTGAAACTGAAATCAAAAGTTATTTAAAAGCAGAAAATAATTCTTTAGTAGAATTAAATTATTTTTTAACTTCTCAATTTAGTTTAGATAAACTAATAAACTCTTTAACAGGTAGTTATAGTTTTGAACTTAATTCGCTGCAGCTAAAGAAAATCATCGCAAATAAAGAACTTTATCCTTTATTTAGATTTATTTTGCCTAGTTTATTAAATAAAGAAATTAATTTTAAGTTAAAAGATTATGTTTTAGATATTTTAAAACAAGATTCTAAACTTTATCTTGATCAAGGTCTAGATTTGCTGTGGCAAAAAGAAGCTGATTTAGCAAAAGCCATTAACTTTAAAAAAGATGAAATTATAGAAAAGGAAAAAGAAAAAAAGGGTGGTTTGCTTAAAAATACAATGATTTCTGGTGCCATTTACATGGCTGATTTGGATCAGTTTGTAAATTCTGTGGTAGCTAGAGTTTTTGCTAAACTAAAAAATAATTATTTTGAACAAAAAAGAGAAAAATTAGAGAGTCATTATTTTAAATTATTAGAAAATCTGGCTCAAAAAGATTTGAATTTAGAAACTAATTTTAATTTAACTCAACTTTTAGCAAGTTTTTTTGCTTCTGAAAAAGGTGCAAAGCTGTTAAAAGAAGTTCTTTATTTAAGTGATGATCTTATAGCAGACTTAATTGAATTAATTTTAAAAGAAGATAGAAAAGATTTATTGGCACTTAATTTTGAACTGCAAGCAGAGGCAGTAGAATATCTAATTCAAGAACAGCTAAGTTTAGAACAAAAATTGCAACTTTTGCTTTTAATTAAAGATCTATTGACAGCCAAAAATTTGGCAGCTGAAATTAGAAATTTATTAGAAAAACTTGATTTAGAAATATTGACTAAAGAAATCAAGTTATTAGTTAATAATTTAAAATTAATAGAAAATGAAAATTTAAAGAGTGATTTATTGGCTGAACTTAAAAAAAATGGTGCAGATTTATTAGAAACAGAAGCTTTTACAAGCTGGTTTCACGAATATTCAACAGCTGAAATTTCTAAATTAGTTCAAAAAATAGCAAGAAAAATGGATAGAGATAGTTTAGAAGATCTGCTGATTTTATTTATAGAAGCTGGGATTGACAGTTTTAAAAATAATTCAGAGGCTTTACTCCAGAGCTTAGAATTAAAGAATTTAACAGCCGCTGAGGTTAGAAAAATGGATCCAGCTGAAATAGAAAGTCTTTTTAATGATTTTGCTGGTAAATATTTTAATCATTTAAAAGAATACGGCTGGTTTGGGGGAGTTTTTGGAGTGCTTCAATTATTAATTAGAACAATAATTTAAAGAGGTGAGAGAATTGAAATTAAAACAAAAAATATTTTCGTTTATGATGATTATAATTTTTCTATTTGTTGGTGCTGGGGCAGTAAGTGCAGCTGGAGATACTGTAGT includes these proteins:
- a CDS encoding DUF445 family protein, with product MALDLLAIISAAGTGAVTGYLTNNLALKMIFKEYGPLGGVVVKTKTEFIESISKLVEKDLINHQTLAAQFSAPAFQTNFKQTTADFLNIYLVKHSQKLKLAEISGFEKNYEFLAEAASKSSAEAAIKTAKKLEEKELKEIISESKQQQLLVEAKNLFVKKACSNSSLEKIMLNFVQQLQEQSLRDLIDQNIYLELKEIMKNLINYLQINQSKLQNSSKKELLTKLKDLFKLDQTGRELIEQIQALRLSDLIKSEAELKEITAEAEISKLIKEILVNLKIEIQNSEICLADLMTEGIKNDFRADLAVLTKAGTKEILAFVDSESENLNQLILTAVEAEIEASSGFQAMSRQGIYSKYKENIEEYGLPITHLQTYLKSKIKSDQQKLVENLFEKIKNININRFLDQVDLDSLSLKLEQLFFDFYAENNNQRLTEIFSADLFEQKKLTDKLLTLSLNFASQISDDPQAVEVLIDYLMSLKLKTFVKSEQIKADKNNLVKPLAEFLLEKDSFLKDFAAFLNQNFFEILSKEFQKSQSELETEVENHFKSQVDKIGSKKVESIVQLVPNQPGSVADLTESITTFFYNNLPELLEGQVAKAAAANLNQLSDQEVQKAIEDFMGKELKPITYLGALLGALAGIIFSASGAEMAILQSAPLWLEYLSSALLYGGVGWLTNVLAIWMIFHPYQEYNILGAKIPFTPGVVAKNRSRFADSMGKFVEKELLQAETAAEIIENNREAIKSRILAYFAAKDYQQLFNLINSKKDLLAAALIKKMKQLLKHSDNSDFENLVSKVEKRLEKLLVEKVDDLDFETEIKSYLKAENNSLVELNYFLTSQFSLDKLINSLTGSYSFELNSLQLKKIIANKELYPLFRFILPSLLNKEINFKLKDYVLDILKQDSKLYLDQGLDLLWQKEADLAKAINFKKDEIIEKEKEKKGGLLKNTMISGAIYMADLDQFVNSVVARVFAKLKNNYFEQKREKLESHYFKLLENLAQKDLNLETNFNLTQLLASFFASEKGAKLLKEVLYLSDDLIADLIELILKEDRKDLLALNFELQAEAVEYLIQEQLSLEQKLQLLLLIKDLLTAKNLAAEIRNLLEKLDLEILTKEIKLLVNNLKLIENENLKSDLLAELKKNGADLLETEAFTSWFHEYSTAEISKLVQKIARKMDRDSLEDLLILFIEAGIDSFKNNSEALLQSLELKNLTAAEVRKMDPAEIESLFNDFAGKYFNHLKEYGWFGGVFGVLQLLIRTII